One genomic region from Argentina anserina chromosome 2, drPotAnse1.1, whole genome shotgun sequence encodes:
- the LOC126785151 gene encoding LOW QUALITY PROTEIN: uncharacterized protein LOC126785151 (The sequence of the model RefSeq protein was modified relative to this genomic sequence to represent the inferred CDS: substituted 1 base at 1 genomic stop codon): MEFIPXQGTRNYADSSTLILPPLSIGNVGHLAVDLLVVLAKVERVGFLDSPYVLPCVGNDAYGTVPQGQLGLPLEVYESASSVMALIQQRSPVVKDMMIEFATKLADYVAASGKKHVIVLSSLDFGRWQRIDMSRQKD; this comes from the exons ATGGAGTTCATTCCCTAACAAGGCACACGCAACTACGCCGACTCCTCCACTTTAATCCTC CCGCCGCTGTCGATCGGAAATGTGGGCCATCTCGCCGTGGATCTTCTTGTGGTGTTGGCCAAGGTGGAGAGAGTTGGGTTTCTGGACAGTCCGTATGTTCTTCCATGCGTTGGGAACGATGCATATGGGACTGTTCCTCAAGGCCAACTTGGTCTTCCTCTTGAAG TTTATGAGTCAGCTTCTAGTGTGATGGCTTTAATCCAGCAGAGGTCGCCTGTCGTGAAG GATATGATGATTGAGTTTGCTACGAAGTTGGCTGACTATGTTGCTGCCAGTGGAAAGAAGCATGTCATTGTGCTTTCGAGCTTGGATTTTGGGAGGTGGCAGAGAATTGATATGTCAAG GCAAAAGGATTGA